One segment of candidate division KSB1 bacterium DNA contains the following:
- a CDS encoding PorV/PorQ family protein: MKNSIDKFLVLMLAVFLFAGDETMAQENRTGTNAASELLIPAGGRYIGMGGAAIASVQGIEAIYWNPAGLSRSSYSANAMFSHMRHIADINVNYVAVSANFGGFGTLGFSLKSLDIGDIEVTTEEAPDGTGAVISPQFITTGLTYSRALSDRVNVGATLNIINESIDRVGATGFAFDAGVQYSNLGKINGLSIGVAVKNIGPAMQYQGTGLYHNSQPLNSDRGPSPYQVVAQKDELPTTLELGLSYTLPLGDKNKLQLLSVFQDNNFQENVGRFGAEFNFRNQLFLRGGYSISPDTPDDAVGKSAYIYGLTLGAGLHYDFTGLGIDLNYAYRDLAFFNASNVLSVSLGF, from the coding sequence ATGAAAAATTCCATCGATAAATTTCTTGTTTTGATGCTTGCCGTCTTCTTGTTCGCCGGCGACGAGACCATGGCCCAAGAGAACCGCACCGGCACAAACGCCGCGTCGGAGTTGTTGATTCCGGCTGGCGGGCGGTATATCGGCATGGGCGGCGCCGCCATCGCCTCCGTGCAAGGCATCGAAGCGATTTATTGGAACCCCGCCGGACTGAGCCGCTCGTCCTATTCCGCCAACGCCATGTTTTCCCACATGCGCCACATCGCGGACATCAACGTCAACTATGTGGCCGTCAGCGCCAACTTTGGCGGTTTCGGCACCCTCGGTTTCAGCCTCAAATCTTTGGATATCGGCGACATCGAGGTGACCACCGAAGAGGCGCCGGACGGAACCGGCGCCGTCATCAGCCCGCAATTCATCACCACGGGATTGACTTACTCGCGGGCGTTGAGTGACCGCGTCAATGTCGGCGCGACGTTGAATATCATTAACGAAAGCATCGATCGCGTCGGCGCCACCGGTTTTGCTTTCGATGCCGGCGTGCAGTACAGCAATCTCGGCAAGATCAACGGCCTGAGCATCGGCGTCGCCGTCAAGAACATCGGCCCGGCCATGCAATATCAGGGCACCGGCTTGTATCACAACTCGCAGCCGCTGAACTCTGATCGTGGCCCGTCCCCGTATCAAGTCGTGGCGCAAAAAGACGAGCTGCCGACCACGTTGGAGCTCGGCTTGTCTTACACGCTGCCGCTGGGCGACAAAAATAAATTGCAACTGCTGTCGGTGTTTCAAGACAACAACTTTCAGGAAAACGTCGGCCGTTTCGGCGCCGAGTTCAACTTTAGAAACCAGCTTTTCCTGCGCGGCGGTTACAGCATTTCGCCGGATACGCCGGACGACGCCGTCGGCAAAAGCGCCTACATTTACGGCCTGACGCTCGGCGCCGGCCTGCACTATGATTTCACCGGCCTCGGCATCGACCTCAACTACGCCTATCGCGATCTTGCTTTCTTCAACGCCAGCAATGTCCTTTCCGTGTCGCTGGGATTTTAG
- a CDS encoding GWxTD domain-containing protein, with amino-acid sequence MRSFLNTFGLTQRSWIAVILAQLVLTFAICQAQPRLQPSLDVAQFQDKARQSYLEIYYSLPEAAVKYVPDNAGMYSCRVLFALQIYFELKLWAAKSWKIEKSLAGAEPSQRSQQFVDVLSYLVDAPGRYRMVLQAKDMNQAGPIDSATTEIDVRHFSPDKLEVSDIELASLIKPGTPATAAVFKKHDQEVIPNVTALFGEHAPELYYYFEAYHLLQNVPGRKYKTFCRIHGADGKIVEGAGTSFRTKTKRFDSSVEMGMIGIAKLPSGKYRLSCGIADSTATVLASREKEFFVYNPSARASQPQSDAEALKIVAGPLQSLDEKALDEEFARMIFLATASDRKFYKNLSNANAKREFISSLWQSARAGEALTVLAFRQRYLARAQEAADRFKSSNRPGWKTDRGRVYILHGPPSHIDRSPSSTRTLPFETWTYDNLKGQGGVVFVFADRAGFGNYEQIHSTLQGELQDPNWQRLIMRGSSNENRMNEIQ; translated from the coding sequence ATGCGTTCTTTCTTGAACACGTTTGGATTGACGCAGCGCTCCTGGATCGCCGTCATCCTGGCGCAGCTCGTTTTAACGTTCGCAATCTGCCAAGCCCAGCCTCGCCTCCAGCCCAGCCTCGACGTGGCGCAATTTCAGGACAAAGCCCGGCAATCCTATCTGGAAATTTATTACTCGCTGCCCGAGGCCGCCGTGAAATACGTGCCCGACAACGCCGGCATGTATTCCTGCCGTGTGTTGTTCGCGCTGCAAATTTATTTTGAGCTGAAATTGTGGGCCGCGAAAAGCTGGAAAATCGAAAAATCTCTCGCCGGCGCCGAACCATCGCAAAGATCGCAACAGTTCGTTGATGTCTTGAGTTATCTCGTTGACGCGCCGGGACGCTACCGGATGGTCTTGCAGGCCAAAGACATGAATCAAGCCGGCCCAATCGATAGCGCGACGACCGAAATCGACGTGCGGCATTTTTCGCCGGATAAATTGGAGGTGAGTGACATCGAATTGGCGTCTTTGATCAAGCCGGGCACGCCGGCAACGGCGGCGGTTTTCAAAAAACACGACCAAGAAGTGATCCCCAACGTCACGGCGCTGTTTGGCGAGCACGCGCCGGAGCTGTATTATTATTTTGAAGCCTATCATTTGCTGCAAAACGTGCCGGGGCGAAAATATAAAACCTTTTGCCGCATTCACGGCGCCGATGGAAAAATTGTCGAAGGCGCGGGCACTTCCTTTCGCACGAAAACGAAACGCTTCGACTCGAGCGTCGAGATGGGCATGATCGGCATTGCCAAATTGCCGTCCGGAAAATATCGCTTGAGCTGCGGCATCGCGGATTCCACCGCCACGGTGCTGGCGAGCCGGGAAAAGGAGTTCTTTGTTTATAACCCCAGCGCGCGCGCGAGCCAGCCGCAAAGCGATGCCGAGGCGTTAAAGATCGTAGCCGGGCCGCTGCAGAGCTTGGATGAAAAAGCGTTGGACGAAGAGTTTGCCCGGATGATTTTTCTGGCGACGGCCAGCGATAGAAAATTTTACAAAAATCTCTCCAACGCCAATGCCAAGCGCGAATTTATTTCCTCGCTGTGGCAGTCGGCGCGCGCCGGCGAAGCGCTTACCGTCCTGGCCTTTCGGCAGCGTTATCTGGCGCGCGCGCAAGAAGCAGCAGATCGCTTCAAATCATCCAACCGCCCCGGCTGGAAAACCGATCGTGGCCGCGTATACATTCTCCACGGCCCGCCGAGCCACATCGATCGCTCCCCCAGCAGCACGAGAACCCTGCCGTTTGAAACGTGGACGTATGACAACCTGAAGGGACAAGGCGGCGTGGTCTTCGTGTTTGCCGACCGCGCCGGCTTCGGCAATTACGAGCAAATTCATTCCACGCTGCAGGGCGAGCTGCAAGACCCGAATTGGCAGCGGTTGATCATGCGGGGCAGCAGCAATGAAAATCGCATGAATGAGATACAATAA
- a CDS encoding cytochrome P460 family protein, which yields MRYNKRRAEIAIALNRNRLRFILWQIVARDSIPNPERIFSKDPGQGGGDGDSRKWNVGCRFLASLNDYMVNSQFPQKEIPMSKKIVLVVTSFLAVPALALGVMAWAGGNAGQVDYPEGYRQWAHVKSMVLQMGHPFFDTYGGIHHIYANAKALAAMKAGEPHADGAVLVVDLLEAGSENNAITEGSRKLIDVMQKDSQKFAATGGWGFERFKGDTKERVVTDAKNACFSCHAGRKAQDYVFSTYRP from the coding sequence ATGAGATACAATAAAAGGCGCGCAGAGATCGCAATTGCGCTTAACCGGAACCGCTTGCGCTTCATTCTGTGGCAAATCGTCGCGCGCGATTCAATTCCAAATCCCGAACGTATCTTCTCAAAAGACCCGGGCCAAGGCGGCGGTGACGGCGACTCGCGCAAGTGGAACGTCGGTTGTCGATTTTTGGCTTCGTTGAACGACTATATGGTAAACAGTCAATTTCCACAGAAGGAGATACCCATGAGCAAGAAGATTGTTTTAGTTGTGACGAGTTTCCTTGCCGTGCCGGCGCTGGCGTTGGGCGTGATGGCGTGGGCTGGTGGCAACGCCGGCCAGGTCGATTATCCGGAAGGCTACCGGCAGTGGGCGCACGTCAAATCCATGGTGTTGCAAATGGGTCATCCGTTTTTTGATACTTACGGCGGCATTCACCACATTTATGCCAATGCCAAAGCGCTGGCGGCAATGAAAGCCGGAGAACCCCATGCGGATGGCGCAGTCCTCGTCGTCGACCTGCTCGAGGCCGGGTCTGAGAATAACGCGATCACAGAAGGCAGCCGCAAACTCATCGACGTGATGCAGAAAGATTCCCAAAAATTTGCCGCGACCGGCGGCTGGGGTTTCGAACGTTTCAAAGGCGATACCAAAGAGCGCGTGGTGACCGATGCCAAGAACGCCTGCTTTTCCTGCCATGCCGGCCGGAAAGCGCAGGACTATGTTTTTTCGACGTATCGCCCATGA
- a CDS encoding DUF1223 domain-containing protein gives MKMPCAVYELYLGMIGFAQVFSSPDFQHAEGPQQEPREPVAVVELFTSEGCSSCPPAEAYLNDLVAQARSSKKKIFPLAFHVDYWNHLGWKDEFSDARFSRRQREYASSRVTDGVYTPQMIVNGEAAFVGSNRQQGGWAIAKALQQPAEVGIVLRADYDTAAAIIKMVFEIAPAQPGGVLHLALVEGGIRREIRSGENRGRILLHENVVRALKTVSLKKSVSGHAEFSVHPGLVADNAAVIAYVQDRETHRILGATSVYL, from the coding sequence ATGAAAATGCCATGCGCGGTTTACGAGCTCTATCTTGGAATGATCGGCTTTGCACAGGTTTTTTCTTCTCCCGACTTCCAACATGCAGAGGGCCCGCAGCAGGAGCCGCGCGAGCCGGTGGCCGTGGTGGAATTGTTCACGTCCGAAGGCTGTTCGAGCTGCCCGCCCGCGGAAGCGTACCTCAACGATCTCGTCGCCCAGGCGCGCAGCAGCAAGAAAAAAATTTTCCCCCTGGCGTTTCACGTTGATTATTGGAATCATCTCGGCTGGAAAGACGAATTCAGTGACGCGCGTTTTTCCCGGCGGCAACGCGAGTATGCGAGCTCGCGGGTCACGGATGGCGTTTACACGCCGCAAATGATCGTCAATGGTGAAGCGGCCTTCGTCGGCTCGAACCGGCAACAAGGCGGCTGGGCCATTGCAAAAGCTTTGCAACAACCAGCCGAGGTGGGCATTGTTTTGCGAGCCGATTACGACACGGCGGCTGCAATAATAAAGATGGTGTTTGAAATTGCGCCGGCGCAACCCGGAGGAGTCTTGCACCTCGCACTTGTCGAAGGCGGCATTCGCCGCGAGATTCGCAGCGGGGAAAACCGCGGGCGCATTCTGCTCCACGAAAACGTGGTGCGCGCGCTCAAAACCGTATCGCTGAAAAAGTCAGTCTCGGGACACGCCGAGTTTTCGGTTCATCCCGGTCTTGTTGCCGACAACGCTGCCGTCATCGCCTACGTGCAAGACCGCGAGACCCATCGCATTCTTGGCGCGACCAGCGTTTATTTGTGA
- a CDS encoding DUF3224 domain-containing protein → MGSTIQAVFDVTCGNLIMLYGTMTAGAPQLTITVVPGFGTDQLVGLAGKMAITIADGRHSYDFEYTLAEVP, encoded by the coding sequence ATGGGGTCGACAATCCAGGCCGTGTTTGATGTTACCTGCGGCAACCTCATCATGCTCTACGGCACCATGACGGCCGGCGCGCCGCAACTGACGATCACCGTGGTGCCGGGCTTTGGCACGGATCAGCTCGTGGGCCTAGCCGGCAAGATGGCGATCACGATCGCCGACGGCAGGCACTCGTACGACTTCGAATACACGCTCGCCGAAGTCCCTTGA
- a CDS encoding DoxX family protein, with protein sequence MAVMSIVYIAVAVHLALLAVASGVAKLRRTPHVVKSINEIARVPMKWFPWLAACEFAGAAGLLLGIAVVPVGLAAAVGLVLYFLGAIVAHARVGDFKGIGAPAFPFGLAVACLVTRILSA encoded by the coding sequence ATGGCTGTCATGTCTATCGTATATATCGCCGTCGCGGTTCACTTGGCGCTGCTGGCCGTTGCTTCGGGCGTGGCCAAGCTGCGGCGCACGCCGCACGTCGTGAAGTCGATCAACGAGATTGCCCGCGTGCCGATGAAATGGTTTCCGTGGCTCGCGGCGTGTGAGTTCGCGGGCGCAGCCGGATTGCTGCTCGGTATCGCCGTCGTGCCCGTTGGGCTTGCGGCGGCGGTCGGGCTGGTGCTCTATTTTCTCGGCGCAATCGTCGCGCACGCGCGCGTGGGCGATTTCAAGGGAATCGGCGCGCCGGCGTTTCCGTTTGGCCTGGCCGTGGCGTGCTTGGTGACGCGGATTCTCAGCGCCTAA
- a CDS encoding DUF1801 domain-containing protein encodes MLALNNLRRASSLNDGNGDDQIATYSQAQPLALRTICDLLRELIDTALPKATSKVWHGSPVWFIDDNPVVGYNATAKTVNLLFWNGQAFDEAGLKPVGKYRRRRPCSVMPSRSTPTSFAAG; translated from the coding sequence GTGTTGGCGCTGAACAATCTGCGGCGCGCGTCGAGTTTGAATGATGGAAACGGTGACGACCAGATCGCCACGTACTCGCAAGCCCAACCGCTCGCGTTGCGGACGATCTGCGATCTCCTGCGCGAGTTGATTGACACCGCCCTTCCCAAGGCGACTTCCAAGGTATGGCACGGCAGCCCGGTGTGGTTTATTGATGACAATCCCGTTGTCGGTTACAACGCGACTGCGAAGACCGTGAATCTCTTGTTCTGGAATGGACAGGCATTCGACGAGGCCGGCCTTAAACCTGTGGGCAAATACCGGCGGCGCAGGCCATGTTCGGTGATGCCGTCGAGATCGACCCCAACGTCGTTCGCCGCTGGCTGA
- a CDS encoding VOC family protein — protein MLSQPLICVRDVEASSRWYQRLLGCQSAHGGAEYERLVSQGKLVLQLHRWDVEHHHGPIGNPDLKPYGNGVLLWFEIDDFDAAVARAKELNAEIVMPRHRNPPDGNGGPNHWELWLRDPNGYTVVLASPDGSADGDWRP, from the coding sequence ATGCTTTCCCAACCACTCATTTGCGTGCGTGATGTCGAAGCGAGCAGCCGCTGGTATCAGCGCCTGCTGGGTTGCCAGAGCGCCCATGGCGGCGCCGAGTATGAACGGCTGGTTTCGCAGGGCAAATTGGTTTTGCAACTGCACCGCTGGGACGTGGAGCACCATCATGGCCCCATCGGAAATCCCGATCTTAAGCCATACGGAAATGGCGTGCTGTTGTGGTTCGAGATCGACGATTTCGACGCCGCCGTTGCCCGCGCCAAAGAGCTGAACGCCGAGATTGTCATGCCGCGCCACCGCAATCCTCCCGACGGCAACGGCGGTCCGAATCACTGGGAATTATGGCTGCGCGATCCCAATGGCTACACCGTGGTTTTAGCCAGCCCGGACGGTTCCGC